The sequence AAAATGAACTGGGAACAGCAGTCAGGTTAGAAAATGGATATACCCTAATAACAGAGTCTGGGAAAAACCCAAGATTAATGGAAGTTGATCAGCACGGAAATATAGCCACATCCATTGTCCTTCAGCCGGAAACAGATAATATTCATATGCAAACGCGGATGGCCAGGAAACTTTCCAATGGAAATTACCTGGTGCCCCATTTGCTGGCCTTTTCGGTAAAGGAATATACCCCTACCGGCCAGGTTGTAAAAGTGTTTAAGACGGACCTGCCTGAATTAGGCGGAAGGGCGGCAGAAAACTGGCCATTCACCGCCATCCGGCTCAGTAATGGAAAAACTTTGGTAACACTTACGCATGGCAATAAAGTTGTTGAATTAAACCGCAAAGGAAAAGTGGTTTGGAAGATGTCCAATGATGACCTGGCAGAAAAACCATTTGCGGATCCATGCGGAGCCCAGAGATTGCCAAACGGGAATACCGTTATTGCGAGTTATGGGGCACAGGAAGGCATAAAACTTTTTGAAGTAAACAGCAAAAAAGAAATGGTCTGGAAGTATAACGGCCACCGGGTACATGATTTCCAGGTGCTCTCCACAAATGGCATTCCCCTTTCAGGTATCCCGCTTAAATAATGAACATGGAGCCTATATCGGATATTTTTATTTTTTTAGGACGGTTCCATTCGGTTGTCGTACACCTGCCAATAGGTTTCCTGTCCCTGGCGATTTTACTGGAAATACTCATTCGCTGGAAACAGTTTGAAAAATTCCAGTACATTATTCCATTTACCTGGTTGCTGGCTGCCTGCAGTGCCCTCCTGTCTGTGCTCTTAGGATATTCCCTGTCGCTGGGTGGCGGATACGATGAAAACACTTTGTACTGGCATCGGTTCGGTGGAATCGCTTTAATCATTCTATCGTTGATCTGTTTTATCCTGAATACTGAAAGGTTTTCCAATTTTAAGGATACCGGCCGGCCGGTCTATTTAATTTTTGTATTGTTGACTTCCATCAGTCTGATAGTAACTGGGCACCTTGGTGGTTCACTTACCCATGGCAGTGAATACCTCATGGAATACGCGCCAACATCATTATTTGGCGGTTCTGCAGGTTCAACTGAAAACCACGCTGTACAAAGAAAGATAACCACCCTTGACTCTGCTGAAATATTCAATGATGCCGTGCTGCCGATCCTCCAATCAAAGTGTGCCAGTTGCCACAATAAGCAAAAGAAAAAAGGGGACTTATTGTTAACCACTTACGATGAAATTTTTACAGGTGGTAAAACCAGGCAGGGAGTTAGTCCGGGCAACCTGGAGAACAGTGAAATTTTCAGGCGGATTACCTTGCCTGCTGACCACAAGGAATTCATGCCGACCGGTGGTAAAACGCCGCTATCAGAACATCAGCTGGCCAT comes from Flavihumibacter fluvii and encodes:
- a CDS encoding beta-propeller domain-containing protein gives rise to the protein MTDYKKIRMIVHLVVALTVYGATMAYSQSNQATIPITHSFFIAGPDFTGIISEAGQEIWKAEKAGARDGYVLPNGHILICWGDEVKEFDHDKKVIFTFKKSAPENELGTAVRLENGYTLITESGKNPRLMEVDQHGNIATSIVLQPETDNIHMQTRMARKLSNGNYLVPHLLAFSVKEYTPTGQVVKVFKTDLPELGGRAAENWPFTAIRLSNGKTLVTLTHGNKVVELNRKGKVVWKMSNDDLAEKPFADPCGAQRLPNGNTVIASYGAQEGIKLFEVNSKKEMVWKYNGHRVHDFQVLSTNGIPLSGIPLK
- a CDS encoding DUF2231 domain-containing protein; its protein translation is MEPISDIFIFLGRFHSVVVHLPIGFLSLAILLEILIRWKQFEKFQYIIPFTWLLAACSALLSVLLGYSLSLGGGYDENTLYWHRFGGIALIILSLICFILNTERFSNFKDTGRPVYLIFVLLTSISLIVTGHLGGSLTHGSEYLMEYAPTSLFGGSAGSTENHAVQRKITTLDSAEIFNDAVLPILQSKCASCHNKQKKKGDLLLTTYDEIFTGGKTRQGVSPGNLENSEIFRRITLPADHKEFMPTGGKTPLSEHQLAILEWWIETGAQKKAMIADLHPNKKMQDIFVDFFQIGRDKILDFTAPPENPDAIKTLIKAGYQVNQLTLDKHLYEVKRSGNAATPPNVGDLKLLKDQLVWLQLTDCGITDEDLKVIGSLPNLFKLNLNRNKISDKGINYLLGLSKLEYLNLYGTTITDSSIIALMALPNLKKLYVWETAIDTIKMATVATGKKGLEIVYQLK